aacctattatatcatattggttgaaattagtttttataatgttaattttttaataacactttattagaaaaaaccatcttttcaaaaatttttaaaaactaattaatattatatatattttgttacattacatcttgttataaaaaatttatttatttctaatgcttatattaaaaataaaaacaaaatttaaattagtaaattttaatctataatataataataatatagtaattattttatatattatacgaataaaaattaattatttttttatttataaaaattttaagagcttgttatatatatatatatattgatgaatgtgatatattttttatgtaaataatcttttaaaaaaaatctaatagttaatctattacctttttgttttagtccaaattaaatattttttattgtttttggaaagaaaatcttttgagaaatttaataatatgtggTGAGGAACACCGAATGAATTATACAGaaaccaattaaaacacaacatggaaacatctttaaaaaaagacgttttaagcGTCTTTATTTGAGTGGCCTCCAATAGAGAATctgccttgtgcatgcagcaacccattggcTAGTTGCAGACCCttaaatgaagctcaaatcCGCGACGAATTAGTCCTTAACCTGTGGGTTGGAACATAAGTTTggataaaccaaaaaaaaatagagaacgCAATTACCAAAGCCACATTGGGGGCCATCATTAACTATGTAAATATGTAATGCATATTGTGCATTATCAGATTGAACCTGAACTCTTCCACTCAATATTTAATGAAAGGAACGGAAATCAATAGAATTTCCCTCCAGAAAccaatcaaatcaaaataattgcAAACTTTGTATAAGTATTAAACTTTAACATCttactccttttttttttcttctttttttgtctTTACCCTTTTTATACCATGGGACCGAAAACTTGAACTGAGAAATAAACTCGCACATTCAAGTTTTTGTGGAACCACCTTTGTCGTAGATATAGACATGTACAAGTACAAGATATACTAAAAGGACACGACAATCAATAAACACAAATTCTATATGATTGCATCTCACCATCAGTTCTACAATCTGTCTCCTCTGCAAAATCTGAATCCTCCTTTTTTGAGTATTCTCTCTTGTTTGTTACGTTTTCTTGTGAATGTCGGTTCGTGCTGATTCATGTGAagaagaatactacattgatgccCTTTGTCTTCTCTTTCTCTGATAATACTTTACTGgaatttaatttcataaaaaatacgCACCTTATAGCTTAGCATATATAATACACATATGAGTATGTGACATTTGATAAAGATAATAAGGAACAAGAATAATGGGTTATAGGAGGAGTTGGCTTTTTCTGATTTTTTCTTTGGTGATTTTACCTGCTACCCTCTTCTCTTCAGCTTCAGCAGCACCACTACCACCTGCTAGTAAGTGCAAcaattcttaatttcttttgaaaaattcttgttttgttgttttgttCTCATGTGACAACATCATGCAGAGATTGTTACTGGCTTTGTGTCCAATGCGGTTTCGGCGCTTGTTAAATGGCTATGGTCACTAAAATCCACATATTCTAATAAACCAGGTATATATACAGAGTGgtcttcaatttcattccttggatgagttctttttctttttattttaagattgATATTTTCAATGGTTTAATTTCTGATCTTCATAGTGCAACAACATGGAAGATCCATGGTGAAATTCGAAGGTGGCTACACTGTGGAGACTATATTTGATGGAACTAAGCTTGGAGTTGAGCCTTACTCAGTTGAAGTATCTCCAAATGGTGAATTCTTAGTTCTGGATTCAGAGAACAGTAATCTCTACAAGATTCCTGTCCCAATATCTCGATGTAAGCTTCTTTATTCTAAATGAGTCGTTGTTAATCAATTTATACCAGATACGTTAAAGTGACATGGTTATAAATTTTCATTAATGACTTGTCATTCAAGCAATAATCAATGTGAACATTATGATTTTCACTAAGAGCACCTaagaatttttcttaaaaaaacgGGTCGcacaaacttttttttttcatgttaaattttgaaatttatctAAGTTTGAAGATTTTGTATACCTTCATAGCTTTATTCAAATTGTCATTCAATTTGGTTATTCTTGGTCTGccatattcattttttttttcaagacaATGACAGAATTAAACAGCTATAGTGTTTAATCATTCTtgtgtctttttttttctctgctTCATGGTCCCAAAATACAGATTCATTCAACATTCAAGACAAGTGTATCCTTTAAGATTTTCTGCTGGTTAAATTTTTTTCCTTAGTTTGTACGAGGActtaacttgttgcatgggaAACCTTTTGATTCAGCTGAGAAAAGCAAAGACGCTTGGTGAGCTTTTGTTAAGTGCAAGACTCCACTTTTTAAAGTACAATAATATACCTTattcacaaatataaataaaataaaataaaatatattaaaatagtaCAGATAAAGAGTATAACATATCTTTTAGCTGTACTACCCGTACAGAATAAAACTAAATCATGCATTACAATAAAAATAGGGAGGGAAGgtactagaaaataaaaaagatacagAATTTACAACTGTAGTCCTtctttacctttttttttttaatttttcctgGTCCCTAcaaatttgatttgtaattttgAGGTTcttaaagataattttttttttatggttgATTAATGGAAAAAGTATATGCAGATGGCAGGCCCAAAGTTCTTGCTGGATCAAGTGAAGGGTATAGTGGACACATAGATGGGAGACTTAGAGACGCCAGAATGAATCACCCTAAAGGGCTTACAGTGGATGACAGTGGAAATATTTACGTTGCTGACACTATGAATATGGCCATCAGAAAAATCACTGATCAAGGTATAAACTAAGGATTTACGTTCTAAATTTTACATATGCATCAAAGTAGTTAAAATAAGTTAGTTGAGTAGTTAGTTTCCTCATTTAATTAAGCAACTGTAAGGAGTTTGAATCCTATCTTGTGCATATAATTATGAGTAATGCtaggggccagcaatttttgtgattgttagccatcaactagccatcaatgatgatttgatggtgtgagatttcatccaatggctcacctttctctgctggttacatgctggccaaaattcaataaaactacTGGCCCCCTAGACTTTTCTTATAATTATTCATTGGTCAACGACATACCTTTAAATGTTAAACATAAATGGTAAGTTGGTAACCGACTTGAATCTAAAATCGTATGATCTAATAAATTATCATAGTAAATTGacttattcaaaattataataTCAAAAGATTTTATGAGTTGATCAGAGTTTTAACTACCTTAATATAAGCACAAACATAAATTGACTTATATATGTTAATGTTGCAAGTGTGAGAAATAGTGTATGAAATTAGTTACACATTGAAGAAAGTAAAGAAGAACGaagagtttataagatgagagacccatTAATTTATTACTTTAAAGTTTTGAGTTGGTTTAAGTAATTGATTGGTGAGTTTAAGATAAGACATGTGTAACACAAGAGATTGGTGTTCATGTTTTTCTCTCTTAGGTGCACCAAAAATTTGGTCACTAGCCTCTGTATTTACAGTGATTTTATAATATGCATGAAGGGGTTACAACCATTGCGGGTGGTGGAAAATGGGGGCAATCAAGAGGGCATGTTGATGGTGCAAGTGAAGATGCAAAATTTTCAAATGATTTTGATGTAAAGTATGTTGGTAGCAGCTGCTCCCTTTTGGTGGTGGATCGTGGAAACCAAGCAATTAGAGAAATTCAGCTCCACCATGATGATTGTAATactgattcttcttcttctgatgACTATGATGCTAGTTTCCACTTAGGTATCACTAAACAAACcttatttttggtatttttcGGGTGGGGAGTGAGATTgggaatttaattttttatatatatttatgattttaatattttgatataaaaattgtAGGAATAGTGGTGCTTCTTGCTGCTGGATTCTTTGGCTATATGCTAGCATTACTGCAGTGGAGAGTGAGAGCAATGTTTTCTTCTCATGATGTAAGTAAAACACATACATGTGCTAATGATTTTTCTTCTATTACATTATGCTCTGCTTTCACATTTACCATTGTGACAATTTagaatatttataattttcagAGTTATCTTTTCTCTTCATGGTTAGAAAGTTTATTCAATTTTTCATAATTGCATTCATTTTTTCGTTGACCTGCTGCACTCATCCTTGCTATGCAAATTCTTCCTGTTTGTTATTAttctttttacattttttttcgTAAGTAGAATGTTTACAAGGTCCATATTACAAAATTTTCACCCAAAAATTATGGAGATATGCAATGTTTTAAATTATACTTTTGTCCCAAAAATATATTGCATTATAATAAATAACGGTCAAAACTAACTTGGGTTGATCGAGTAGTTAGCTCACCCATCCGCTTAGTACTAACCCTATTAAACACGTTATAATCACCATAATATTATTGTTTCATTTTCAGGATCCAAGGCCTCCATTAAGGAAAGGCACAGCACCTCCACCACATCAAAGGCTTCCTCCAAACTCAGTAAGGCCTCCATTGATCCCAAGTGAAGACGACGACGAATTCGAGAAACAAGAAGGCTTCTTTGTGTCTATTGGAAGACTCTTCCTCAACTCAGGCACATCCATGGCTGAAATCTTAGGTGGCTtattctcatcatcatcatctaaaAGGAACAAATCTTCACAActtcatcaatatcatcatcatcctcaatACCAACAACAATACCACCATTATCCACCATCAAACAGGACCCATCATCAATCATGGCCAGTGCAAGAGAGTTATGTGATTCCAAATGAAGATGAACCTCCTCCACCATTAGAAACAAGAACACCAACACATAATAGAAAACCAACAACATACCCTTTTGTTACCAATAATAACAATGAGATTGAGAAGCCACAGAACTCGAAACCAATTAGGcctaataataattatttggACAAATGGGATGATGATAATAATGGAGGTGACTATGATGATGGTGATCATcaacatcaacaacaacaaccgcCACATCATCAATATAAGCATCCTAAGCTTCAGCACCATCAGATTCAACAACACCAGCAgcatcatcaaattcaaacacgCTACTCTTCATCAACAACAACAGCCAACACCCCACAAGGCTACTACGAGCCGAACGAGATCGTGTTTGGCGCAGTTCAAGAACACGATGGGAGGCGTGAAGCTATGGTTATAAAAGCTGTAGATTATGGGGATCCCAAGTACAGTCACCATAGTATTCGTCCCAGGTTGAATTATGTTGGTTACTCTCATGCTTATTGAGGACCATAGTTACTACAACTATGTTTGTATTTTGTAACTTGATATATAGTGGCTAATCAAAGCATAGATTACTTGCTTCCTAGTTAGGAGTTAGGacacattattattattattagacaagaaaatcaaaaccagaattataaataaataaacaacgAAAGGGACACACAAGTCCTAAGTGTGCAAACAACAATAGAATTTCATGAGACCTTCCTCGTTGAGGACAACTACCAGATGAAAATTTATTTACCCATTCCCAAATCACTTAAGCAACCGCATATTAAACCATCAAGCAGTGAAGTTCCGttagaattttattatatttgtgtCCTAATTTATTAGGCTCATTCTTAAACGCTCCTTGCTAAGTATGGAGTTCTGCACACCTTGTGAATTCATTAAATCTgaattctttatttattatattttatttgaatggtCTAGATTTAAAAAGGCAACCTGTTAATCAGGTT
The genomic region above belongs to Arachis stenosperma cultivar V10309 chromosome 5, arast.V10309.gnm1.PFL2, whole genome shotgun sequence and contains:
- the LOC130983086 gene encoding uncharacterized protein LOC130983086 yields the protein MVKFEGGYTVETIFDGTKLGVEPYSVEVSPNGEFLVLDSENSNLYKIPVPISRYGRPKVLAGSSEGYSGHIDGRLRDARMNHPKGLTVDDSGNIYVADTMNMAIRKITDQGVTTIAGGGKWGQSRGHVDGASEDAKFSNDFDVKYVGSSCSLLVVDRGNQAIREIQLHHDDCNTDSSSSDDYDASFHLGIVVLLAAGFFGYMLALLQWRVRAMFSSHDDPRPPLRKGTAPPPHQRLPPNSVRPPLIPSEDDDEFEKQEGFFVSIGRLFLNSGTSMAEILGGLFSSSSSKRNKSSQLHQYHHHPQYQQQYHHYPPSNRTHHQSWPVQESYVIPNEDEPPPPLETRTPTHNRKPTTYPFVTNNNNEIEKPQNSKPIRPNNNYLDKWDDDNNGGDYDDGDHQHQQQQPPHHQYKHPKLQHHQIQQHQQHHQIQTRYSSSTTTANTPQGYYEPNEIVFGAVQEHDGRREAMVIKAVDYGDPKYSHHSIRPRLNYVGYSHAY